DNA sequence from the Desulfobaccales bacterium genome:
AATATGTTTGAGGCCCGCAGCCCGGGCGACCCGCAGACTGGCCGCGATGGTCGCCCGGTAGGCCTGATGGGAAAAGGGCTTCACCAGCCCCGTGGTGCCCAAAATCGAGATGCCCCCCACGATCCCCAGACGGGGGTTGAGGGTGTGCCGGGCCAGTTCCTCCCCCCGAGGCACGAAGATTTCCACCGCCAGGCGCAGGGGTTCGGCGGGACCGACTGCATGCCACACCTGCAGCAAGGCCTTTTTGATCATCCTGCGGGGCACCGGGTTTATGGCGGGCTCGCCCACCGCCACCGCCAGGCCCGGCTTGGTTACCCGGCCCACCCCTGCCCCGCCGAGGAAAGCGATGTCCTCTGCCGTTCCCGGAGATTCCAGACGCCAAACCCGAGCTCCGATCTCCGCCCCGTTGGTGACGTCGGGGTCATCGCCGGCGTCTTTGATCACCACTGCCTCACCCGTGTCACCGGTTCGCCCATGCCGGCACAACGGGATAGTGAGGCTGCCTCCCCCGGGCAGGGGCACCTCCACCCGCTCCGGGCAGGGTCGACCCAGGAGTTCATACAGCGCCCCTTCAGCCGCGGCTGCCGCCGCGGTGCCCGTGGAAAAGCCCTGGCGCAGTTCCTTCCGAGGCCGGGGGGGCTTCAGCAGGTCGTCGTCTTCAAGGTGTTGATAATTTTTGGATAATTTTTTCAAATCGCTTTACAGCCTGTTTCATGGTTCAGCAAGAGGTATCCCGAGACATGTAAGGTTCCGTTATTTCTGGCAACTGACCCTGGTCACTGACAACAGTCCCTCTCAACTCAACTCCACACCGCGTACGGCACCGCCACCAGTACCAGACTTAAGAGCCGCAAACC
Encoded proteins:
- a CDS encoding cobalt-precorrin-5B (C(1))-methyltransferase is translated as MKKLSKNYQHLEDDDLLKPPRPRKELRQGFSTGTAAAAAAEGALYELLGRPCPERVEVPLPGGGSLTIPLCRHGRTGDTGEAVVIKDAGDDPDVTNGAEIGARVWRLESPGTAEDIAFLGGAGVGRVTKPGLAVAVGEPAINPVPRRMIKKALLQVWHAVGPAEPLRLAVEIFVPRGEELARHTLNPRLGIVGGISILGTTGLVKPFSHQAYRATIAASLRVARAAGLKHIAFSTGGKSEGYLKGLLPDLPEEAFVQMGDYVRFALKVAAGMGFPEITTGAFFGKALKIAQGFGHTHASRGLADLKELGRWTLNLTGDALLAQAVARANTARQALEILNQAGAGQVVAQVGERMLAALRDYTGPSPQLTVVVLDFDGATLWRGESNGVAA